A portion of the Corynebacterium occultum genome contains these proteins:
- a CDS encoding MDR family MFS transporter — translation MSPSSATNPAESASIPGPVKIVLGVLVFTAFVMMLNETTLAVALPSIMADYDISAATAQWLLTGFMLTMAVVLPTTGWLLERFTTRGVFIFATAIFLIGTVIAALAPSFALLLLARVAQAIGTAIVMPLLMTVAMTLVPAQRRGTVMGLIAVVMAVGPALGPTVAGVVLSFTTWHGIFWAMVPLVAIAAAVGVFKLINIGEPKSTPLDLLSVILSVFAFGGLVYGLSSISVILAGGQQAINALIILAVGLVGLALFVWRQLTEGRKGRALLDLRPLAVPNFTFSLIVLLSLFGAMLGVLNTLPLYLQGSLLLTALVTGLVLMPGGLIEGVLSPVFGRLFDLHGPRPLITPGMILVVGSLFWLATANESSSVWMIVAIHIIFSIGLAALFTPLMTTALGSLPKELYGHGSAILNTLQQLAGATGTALMITIYSSVSSTAREAGVPETTALADGANSAFLASAIVAVVALVFSFFITRVPAGTGGSETRTIIEQEPHN, via the coding sequence ATGTCCCCCAGCTCTGCCACGAACCCCGCCGAATCAGCGTCGATTCCCGGCCCCGTGAAGATCGTCCTGGGGGTGCTGGTCTTCACCGCTTTCGTGATGATGCTCAATGAGACCACTCTTGCGGTGGCACTGCCCTCGATCATGGCGGACTACGATATTTCCGCCGCAACCGCCCAGTGGTTGCTCACCGGTTTCATGCTGACCATGGCGGTGGTTCTGCCGACCACCGGCTGGCTGCTGGAACGTTTCACCACCCGCGGGGTGTTCATCTTCGCCACCGCCATTTTCCTCATCGGCACAGTCATCGCCGCGCTGGCCCCTTCCTTCGCGCTTCTGCTGCTGGCCCGGGTGGCGCAGGCGATCGGTACCGCCATTGTCATGCCCCTGTTGATGACGGTGGCGATGACCCTGGTGCCGGCGCAGCGTCGTGGCACGGTGATGGGTCTGATCGCCGTGGTCATGGCGGTCGGCCCTGCCCTGGGCCCCACGGTGGCGGGTGTGGTCCTGAGTTTCACCACCTGGCACGGCATTTTCTGGGCCATGGTGCCGTTGGTGGCCATTGCTGCTGCGGTCGGTGTGTTCAAGCTGATCAACATCGGCGAGCCGAAGTCCACTCCCCTGGATCTGCTCTCGGTAATTCTCTCGGTTTTCGCTTTCGGCGGTCTGGTTTATGGCCTGAGTTCAATCAGCGTCATCCTTGCGGGTGGGCAGCAGGCCATTAACGCCCTGATCATCCTGGCGGTCGGTCTGGTCGGTCTGGCTCTTTTTGTCTGGCGTCAATTGACGGAAGGAAGGAAAGGCCGCGCGCTGCTGGATCTGCGTCCCCTCGCGGTCCCCAACTTCACCTTCTCCCTGATCGTGCTGCTCAGTCTTTTCGGCGCGATGCTCGGTGTGCTCAACACCCTCCCCCTGTATCTCCAGGGTTCTTTGCTGCTCACGGCCCTGGTCACTGGTCTGGTGTTGATGCCGGGAGGTCTGATCGAAGGTGTCCTCTCCCCTGTCTTCGGTCGTCTCTTCGATCTGCATGGCCCCCGCCCCCTGATCACCCCGGGCATGATTCTGGTGGTCGGTAGTCTCTTCTGGCTGGCCACCGCCAATGAGAGTTCCAGTGTGTGGATGATCGTGGCGATCCACATCATCTTCTCCATCGGTTTGGCGGCGCTCTTCACCCCGCTGATGACCACCGCCCTGGGTTCACTCCCCAAGGAGCTCTACGGGCATGGATCCGCGATCCTGAATACGCTTCAGCAGCTGGCCGGTGCGACTGGCACGGCGCTGATGATCACCATCTACAGCAGCGTCAGCTCCACCGCCCGGGAGGCTGGTGTCCCAGAGACCACCGCACTTGCCGACGGCGCGAACTCGGCCTTCCTCGCTTCCGCCATCGTCGCGGTGGTGGCGCTGGTGTTCTCCTTCTTCATCACCCGGGTTCCCGCTGGCACCGGCGGTTCCGAGACCAGGACCATCATCGAGCAGGAACCCCACAACTAG